The region GGAGCAGGCCGAGCCGCTGGTGCGGCGTCTTCCCCAGCACCTGGCTGTGCAGGGCGTGCCCACCCGGATGGGCGTGTTCGGGGCGCACATGCAGGTCGAGATTG is a window of Anaerolineales bacterium DNA encoding:
- a CDS encoding D-aminoacyl-tRNA deacylase, coding for MRRLPQHLAVQGVPTRMGVFGAHMQVEIVNDGPLTIVLERLAPAGDAERT